The genomic window GGAGAGATATAGAGAGCGATTTTTATTAGAATGATTCTCTGAACGAGGATTTAGATAGTAGGTTTAAGAAAGACTGTTGGGGATGCTCTTAGGTACCTGCTACGATGCTACATGTATGATGTATTATGAGCAAAGATTTCCTTTCATTAGAGCCAATTGAACTGGTGATCCTGTTGAGGATTGATGTTTTCAACATTTCCTTCCAAATTTTTATGTTGGGTGTATATTTGTAGGATGTCAGACCTCGACTGGTTGATTTCATTTGGTAGGATAAAAAATTGTGCTCTTGTGGCCAGCTCTAGTAAGCTGTCTGTTTTGTGTCCAACTTTCAGGTTCTAATTTTGAGTGAGCGTCTCCACTCGGTAACTGCACAATTTGATCGTCTTCGGTCCATGCGTTTTCAAGATGCTATTAACAGAAGAATGCCAAGGAAGAAGattcagaagagaccagaaatcaaACCTGCTGAACCATCCAAGTCCAATCTTGTTCTACAATCTGATGTATCAAAGATTGTAGAACAGGAAGTATCTACAGCACCTATGAGAGTTCAAGAACAACTATTGGATGATGAAACAAAAGCCCTCCAGGTAGTATGTGGATGGCATATAAATTATTCGTTAGTGAAAAACTTGGCTATTTTACTTAACTACCATGCAACATGTGTGTCCTGAAACACTTCTCAGGTGGAGTTGACAAGTCTTCTTGATGCTGTCCAAGAAACGGAGACAAAGATGATAGAAATGTCAGCACTTAATCATCTTATGTCAACACATGTTCTACAACAAGCTCAACAAATTCAGTATTTATATGACCAGGTATAAGATTCGTTTAATCATATTTGACCAGTTTATATGTTGTGTTTTATGTGAACACAAACATATAGAATGTCAGAATCTACCAAAGAAAGTATAATGGTCACATGAAGGTTATGTCCATGAAAGAGCTTTGTAACACCGGATAGAGTTAAATCATTGTCTCCAGCCCTAAGGTATAATAGctcacatatacttgatgacTGGTGAACACTGTTTAGTGATAATCTGTGGCATAGGCAACCCAGGTTTAAGTCCTTGTTGAGGGGTATTCGGGTTtctattttcttcttaatatactcctaggtgtgtgtgtgtgtgtggtggggtggggtggggggtatTGGTGCATGGTCAGATTTTTTTTCCCTTAACTGAAAGAACGCATGATTTGGATATTCACTAATGAAACAAACTCGATTGTTATCTGTATGTCCTCATAGAACATCTTCTGTGCAGGCTGTTGAAGCTACGAATAATGTGGAGCGTGGGAACAAGGAGCTATCCCAGGCAATCCAGCGCAACAGCAGCAGTAGAACCTTTCTCCTGCTCTTCTTCTTTGTTCTCACTTTCTCTGTTCTTTTTCTTGACTGGTACAACAACTGAATTAGTATATGAAGATTGAAGACATTGTATTGTTTTGCTCATAAGAAATGATCAAATTATGAAAGCTGTCTGTCTATTTGAAGTCCTGACCTTTTAGGTACTACGGTACTTCCCATGCATACTGTTCAATGCGCTGTTCATCTTAATATGCTGGGATTTGTCATTTCATTTCTGGCATGCAAGCTACAGAAGCGATAGGCACTGTACTGTGATGCCCAAGTGAGAAGAACATCGATCAGTGAGCAAAACCAAAAAGCTGCAGTTGCTCTGAAGAAACAATCTATGTGGCTTTTgcttcttttgatgtgaaacactTGTTCCTCTAATCATCTGAAGAAACAACTGACAATCTGAAACTTGTTTAGCAATTCACGATCTGAAGAAACAATGGTGGGTGTACTACTGGTCTTCTGGTCCTCTGAAAAAACAATATGTTCAGTACGTGTTGAGGTGCTGCAATTTCTTTTTGTTTCAGTTGACCTGTGCAGCACTTTTTACCAGGGGGGCAACGTTGCAGTTTTCCCACTGGTCATGTTCCCAAATAAGTTATGGGGTTTTCTATTTTCTGTGATAGATCAGTGAAATTGTGGCTGCAGATGAACTGCACTTGTGTAAGATGTGGACACCCTCAGACTCCTTTTTCAGCCATCAGCACACATTGACTGGCTGATGATCAGTAATTAAAAAAAAGTTTAACATCAGTGACAATTTATAGATGATCTGAGGTATCAGTCCTAATCTTAGCTGCATTCTTTAGCTTGTAGCATGTCTCCAACACTCCTCACACCACCGCAACTGAGTCTAAAAGCGAGTCAATGTGTGTTCCCCTAAATATGACCTTCAGTAAGCACTAACTGATTTCACATATCGTTTACCAAACACAGACTCCTGAATATTTAGAGGATAATTCTGAACACTAACTAATAATCCAGTAACATGTTATTTTCAGAGCAAAAATAAAAAGGAACTCGTTCGTGGACCATCTGGACCAGGCCCTCCACCTCGTCCTTCCCGGAGGGCAGTACCGCGCCCGCGCACGACACGTCGTACCCGT from Miscanthus floridulus cultivar M001 chromosome 11, ASM1932011v1, whole genome shotgun sequence includes these protein-coding regions:
- the LOC136493358 gene encoding syntaxin-81-like; translation: MARVRDRTEDFKEAVRVAALSHGYTEAQLAALMSSFIIRKQSPKSPFTNAAIKTLESIRELERFIVKHRRDYVDLHRTTEQERDSIEHEVGVFVKACKEQIDILKNRIHEEEKNGSGKTWLGTKDESSRLDLIAHQHGVVLILSERLHSVTAQFDRLRSMRFQDAINRRMPRKKIQKRPEIKPAEPSKSNLVLQSDVSKIVEQEVSTAPMRVQEQLLDDETKALQVELTSLLDAVQETETKMIEMSALNHLMSTHVLQQAQQIQYLYDQAVEATNNVERGNKELSQAIQRNSSSRTFLLLFFFVLTFSVLFLDWYNN